One window of the Desulforamulus hydrothermalis Lam5 = DSM 18033 genome contains the following:
- a CDS encoding copper amine oxidase N-terminal domain-containing protein encodes MHKKFLLLLLVMLSYPLLPVYAATAPELDGKLLAGGEPVIIEGRLMLPIRPVFEELGYTLTGDWETGIVLAQKKHQQIEIRLWEPGLTVNGKEKSLAAAPQVIMGKTFLSAQDLVELLDLQNPRPDGSDRLVLFSKPQLTGEGVIRHLLAADRQMMRAEYYNNQGFLTQHNIAPSPQLVTKDDLINLLGRHWSRQLIESLWTAGSRNGRYIGFYTEGSTPLLYSKELAVIELTDTGAKVEAKLPLWWEDNMTEFEVRVYTLHRDKEGNLLITDVRNK; translated from the coding sequence ATGCACAAAAAGTTTCTGCTGCTGCTTTTGGTTATGCTGTCATACCCTTTGCTACCGGTTTATGCGGCTACGGCCCCGGAGTTGGACGGCAAGCTGTTAGCCGGCGGGGAGCCTGTTATCATTGAGGGTCGCCTGATGCTTCCCATCAGGCCGGTATTTGAAGAGTTAGGTTATACCCTGACGGGCGATTGGGAAACGGGTATAGTTTTAGCTCAAAAAAAACATCAGCAAATTGAAATCCGCCTGTGGGAGCCCGGCTTAACGGTTAACGGTAAGGAAAAAAGCTTAGCGGCTGCTCCGCAAGTGATTATGGGCAAAACTTTTCTCAGCGCACAAGACCTGGTTGAATTGTTAGACCTGCAAAACCCCCGTCCCGACGGTTCAGACCGGTTGGTGTTATTCAGCAAACCACAGTTGACCGGGGAAGGTGTGATTCGCCATTTGCTGGCTGCCGACCGGCAAATGATGCGGGCTGAGTATTATAACAACCAGGGCTTTCTGACCCAACATAATATTGCTCCCTCGCCGCAACTGGTTACCAAAGATGATCTAATCAATTTATTGGGGCGGCACTGGTCCCGGCAGCTGATTGAAAGCCTCTGGACAGCCGGGTCACGAAACGGCCGTTATATTGGATTTTACACGGAAGGATCAACACCCCTGCTTTACAGCAAGGAACTGGCAGTGATCGAATTAACCGATACCGGAGCAAAGGTGGAAGCAAAATTACCTCTGTGGTGGGAGGATAACATGACAGAGTTTGAGGTGCGGGTTTATACGCTGCACAGGGATAAGGAAGGCAACCTGTTAATCACCGACGTCCGGAATAAGTGA
- a CDS encoding methylated-DNA--[protein]-cysteine S-methyltransferase gives MNLQLIQTGWGWSAAAWQEGLLAGVTLPHDNPQQAVTTLAGYLKLSEAAITQAAEAAANEPWQRLAQALANYFAGQRVVFDLPLFWSGLTAFQQRVLKEVKEIPYGQTVSYGEIARRIGCPKGARAVGGAVAANPWPPVVPCHRVLAADGRLGGFSYGLTWKEKLLQLENIPYQTGR, from the coding sequence ATGAACCTTCAATTAATACAAACCGGTTGGGGTTGGTCGGCGGCAGCCTGGCAGGAGGGCCTGCTGGCCGGAGTTACCCTGCCCCATGACAACCCGCAGCAGGCGGTAACAACCCTGGCCGGTTATTTAAAATTAAGTGAAGCTGCCATAACACAGGCAGCTGAAGCGGCGGCCAATGAACCCTGGCAGCGGCTGGCACAAGCCCTGGCCAACTATTTTGCCGGGCAGCGGGTTGTCTTCGATCTGCCGCTTTTTTGGTCCGGGTTAACTGCTTTTCAGCAACGGGTATTAAAGGAAGTTAAAGAGATTCCTTACGGCCAAACCGTCAGTTATGGTGAGATTGCCCGGCGTATCGGCTGCCCCAAAGGGGCCAGAGCGGTGGGGGGAGCTGTGGCGGCCAACCCCTGGCCGCCGGTGGTGCCCTGTCACCGGGTGCTGGCTGCTGACGGGAGATTAGGAGGCTTTAGCTACGGCCTGACCTGGAAAGAAAAACTTTTGCAGCTGGAAAATATACCTTATCAAACCGGCCGGTAA
- a CDS encoding DMT family transporter gives MRGTGQPLINPYLVVLLGVLAAGFSSIFTKLAEAPPLIIAAYRLGFTVLLLAVPTYFSGRRELRRISRADLALACLAGVLLALHFAVWITSLHYTSVASSTVLVAMQPLFVISGGYLLYREGIGKAGLLGAAVALAGTVLIGLHDLRLGGGALWGDLLAFAGAVFVAGYVLIGRHLRVRMALLPYTFLVYGAAALVLVALNLVSGTSFYPYPAMTWLWFVCLAVVPTICGHSLFNWALKYVKAAVVSVSTLGEPVGATVLAYFIFNEVPGFLQLAGGFMILIGLYIFINSQRQEAITANSAIETGDTA, from the coding sequence ATGCGGGGGACGGGACAGCCGCTTATTAATCCCTATCTGGTAGTGCTGCTGGGCGTTCTGGCGGCAGGTTTTTCCAGTATTTTTACCAAGCTGGCGGAAGCCCCGCCGCTGATTATTGCCGCCTATCGGCTGGGATTTACCGTATTGCTGCTGGCGGTTCCCACATATTTCAGCGGCCGCCGGGAATTGCGGCGGATCAGCCGGGCTGACCTTGCCTTGGCCTGTTTGGCCGGGGTATTGCTGGCTTTGCACTTTGCGGTGTGGATCACCTCGCTGCATTACACCTCTGTAGCCAGTTCTACAGTTTTAGTGGCCATGCAGCCGCTTTTTGTTATCAGCGGCGGGTACCTGCTTTACCGGGAAGGTATCGGCAAGGCAGGTCTGCTGGGAGCGGCTGTGGCCCTGGCAGGTACTGTATTGATAGGCCTGCATGATTTGCGGTTGGGCGGCGGGGCCCTTTGGGGCGACCTGCTGGCCTTTGCGGGGGCGGTTTTTGTGGCCGGCTATGTTTTAATTGGCCGTCATTTAAGGGTCCGCATGGCACTGTTGCCCTACACTTTTTTGGTATACGGAGCAGCCGCCCTGGTCTTGGTTGCTTTAAACCTGGTAAGCGGCACCTCTTTTTACCCTTACCCGGCTATGACCTGGCTGTGGTTTGTTTGCTTGGCCGTTGTTCCCACCATTTGCGGGCATTCCCTTTTTAACTGGGCCCTCAAGTATGTTAAAGCGGCTGTGGTATCCGTCAGTACCCTGGGTGAACCGGTGGGGGCCACCGTGCTGGCGTACTTCATTTTTAACGAAGTACCCGGTTTTTTGCAATTGGCCGGAGGCTTTATGATTCTTATAGGGCTGTACATCTTTATTAACTCCCAGCGACAAGAGGCAATAACTGCTAACTCTGCTATTGAGACGGGGGATACAGCATGA
- a CDS encoding DVU0298 family protein produces the protein MGLREATEKLLSRHQHEELADLAVQNRAAVKYLFRCFYHPYGLRRWQAIEGLGRVAEALALKEPESVREIIRRLLWSMNDESGNSNWSAPEAVGEIIYRRPDLFGEFVPIVVNAAAEEIFHRGIAWALGRIGQRRPDLVQEFIPLLINSLTHPAAEVRGYAAWALGQLGSSARSALTELNRLLDDRSEVEMYEDGGLAIRQVAYLAGAAIDKITAATARQPAGQNGP, from the coding sequence ATGGGTCTGCGGGAAGCAACAGAAAAACTGTTAAGCCGGCATCAACACGAAGAATTAGCTGACCTGGCGGTACAAAACCGGGCTGCCGTTAAATATTTGTTTCGCTGTTTTTACCATCCGTACGGTCTCCGGCGGTGGCAGGCCATTGAGGGTCTCGGGCGGGTTGCCGAAGCACTGGCCCTTAAGGAGCCGGAAAGCGTGCGGGAAATTATCCGGCGGCTGCTCTGGTCTATGAATGACGAATCCGGCAACTCAAACTGGAGTGCCCCGGAGGCGGTGGGGGAGATTATTTATCGCCGGCCGGATTTGTTTGGCGAATTTGTGCCGATTGTTGTTAATGCTGCGGCAGAAGAAATTTTTCACCGGGGCATTGCCTGGGCGCTGGGCAGGATTGGCCAGCGGCGACCGGATCTGGTGCAGGAGTTTATACCTTTATTAATCAACTCGCTAACTCACCCCGCAGCGGAGGTGCGGGGTTATGCCGCTTGGGCTCTGGGACAGCTGGGCTCGTCTGCCCGCTCAGCCCTCACGGAGCTGAACCGGCTGCTGGATGACCGGAGCGAGGTGGAGATGTATGAAGACGGCGGCCTGGCGATACGGCAGGTGGCTTATCTGGCCGGTGCAGCTATTGACAAAATAACCGCTGCCACCGCAAGGCAGCCGGCCGGTCAGAACGGGCCTTAA
- the speE gene encoding polyamine aminopropyltransferase, whose translation MFVLDIWFTENHTEGYKVSWRIDKILHSERSRFQEIAVVESPDLGRALLLDNTVQTTTRFEFIYHEMIAHVPLMIHPRPQRVMVIGGGDGGTVREVLKHPTVETVELVEIDERVIQVSKEWLPQLSSALNSDRVKILTVDGLQYVKEKAAHYDVIIVDCTDPGGPSLALFTKDFYQDVYNALTEDGIMVSQTGSPTFSPHFVEAVKGIRQVFPCSSPYLTCEPSYIAGFWSFTAGSKKYALDTVNQDRMAAITTRYYTPEIHRAAFVLPKHIQEQIK comes from the coding sequence ATGTTTGTGTTGGACATATGGTTTACAGAAAACCATACCGAAGGGTACAAGGTGTCCTGGCGGATTGATAAAATCCTGCACAGCGAGCGTTCTCGCTTCCAGGAAATAGCTGTTGTGGAGTCCCCGGACCTGGGTCGTGCTCTTCTGCTGGATAACACTGTACAAACCACCACCCGCTTTGAATTTATCTATCACGAAATGATTGCCCATGTACCCCTGATGATCCACCCCCGGCCCCAAAGGGTTATGGTCATCGGCGGCGGGGACGGCGGGACGGTGCGTGAGGTCCTGAAACATCCTACCGTTGAAACTGTTGAACTGGTAGAAATAGACGAGCGGGTTATTCAGGTCAGCAAAGAGTGGCTGCCGCAGCTCAGTTCTGCTCTGAACTCCGATCGGGTTAAAATTTTGACCGTTGACGGTTTGCAGTATGTTAAAGAAAAAGCCGCCCATTATGACGTAATTATCGTAGACTGCACTGATCCCGGCGGTCCTTCGCTGGCGCTGTTTACCAAAGACTTTTATCAGGATGTTTATAACGCATTAACAGAGGACGGCATAATGGTTTCACAAACCGGTTCTCCAACCTTCAGCCCTCACTTTGTAGAAGCTGTCAAAGGGATCCGGCAAGTTTTTCCTTGCAGCAGCCCCTATTTAACCTGTGAACCCAGTTATATCGCCGGCTTTTGGTCCTTTACCGCCGGCTCTAAAAAATACGCCTTAGACACTGTTAACCAGGACAGAATGGCTGCCATAACCACCCGGTATTACACACCGGAGATTCACCGGGCTGCCTTTGTGTTGCCGAAACACATCCAGGAACAGATTAAATAA
- a CDS encoding ABC transporter ATP-binding protein, with amino-acid sequence MLKIEDLHVYYGGIHALKGISMEVPENKIVTLVGANGAGKSTTLRAVSGLVPAAGGRITWRGEEITGSKTVDIVKKGITLVPEGRRIFANLTVLENLHMGAYARTDKEEIKKDINKIYEMFPRLREREWQAAGTLSGGEQQMLAIGRALMSRPKLLMMDEPSLGLAPLLVKEVFRIIKEIHSQGMTILLIEQNARAALQVADYGYVLETGRIVLQGPGQELAANAEVQKAYLGRS; translated from the coding sequence GTGCTTAAAATTGAAGATTTGCATGTGTACTATGGCGGCATCCATGCCCTGAAGGGTATATCCATGGAGGTGCCGGAAAATAAAATAGTCACGCTGGTGGGTGCCAACGGGGCGGGCAAAAGCACAACCCTGCGGGCCGTCAGCGGTTTGGTGCCGGCAGCCGGGGGCAGAATTACCTGGCGTGGCGAGGAAATCACCGGCAGCAAAACGGTTGACATAGTTAAAAAAGGCATTACCCTGGTGCCCGAAGGACGGCGTATATTTGCCAACCTGACGGTATTGGAAAACCTTCACATGGGGGCTTATGCCCGGACCGACAAAGAGGAAATTAAAAAAGACATTAACAAAATTTATGAAATGTTTCCCCGTTTGCGGGAGCGGGAGTGGCAGGCGGCCGGTACTTTGTCCGGCGGCGAACAGCAAATGCTGGCCATCGGCAGGGCTTTAATGTCCCGGCCAAAGCTTTTGATGATGGACGAACCTTCCCTGGGCTTGGCGCCCTTGCTGGTTAAAGAAGTATTCCGCATTATTAAAGAAATCCACAGCCAGGGCATGACTATTTTGCTGATTGAACAAAATGCCCGGGCCGCCTTGCAGGTGGCGGACTACGGCTATGTGCTGGAAACCGGCCGAATTGTCCTGCAGGGGCCGGGTCAGGAACTGGCGGCCAATGCCGAAGTGCAAAAGGCTTACCTGGGCAGGTCATAA
- a CDS encoding ABC transporter ATP-binding protein, with amino-acid sequence MANLPSDSILVTDNISMQFGGLKAVSNLQLNIAPRQIVGLIGPNGAGKTTAFNMITGVYKPTEGRVIFDGHDITGRRPNQITELGIARTFQNIRLFASMTVLENVLLSKHVRLRASLLEAVLGLPRYTRERRQHIEECMALLEQVQLADVAHEKATALPYGKQRRLEIARALATQPKMILLDEPAAGMNPQESLELMEFIADIRERFGLTILMIEHHMEVVMGICEHIVVLDHGETIAKGTPSEIQNNRQVIEAYLGAVDESA; translated from the coding sequence ATGGCTAATTTACCTTCTGACAGCATACTGGTTACGGATAATATCTCGATGCAGTTTGGCGGGTTAAAGGCGGTTTCCAACCTGCAGCTCAATATCGCACCCCGGCAGATTGTCGGCCTCATCGGCCCCAACGGCGCCGGCAAAACTACCGCATTTAATATGATTACCGGCGTTTATAAACCGACCGAAGGCAGGGTGATTTTTGACGGCCATGACATTACCGGCCGGCGGCCCAATCAAATTACCGAGCTGGGCATTGCCCGCACTTTTCAAAACATTCGCCTTTTTGCCAGTATGACGGTGCTGGAAAACGTGCTGCTGAGCAAACATGTGCGGCTGCGGGCCAGCCTGCTGGAAGCTGTACTGGGATTGCCCAGGTATACCCGGGAGCGCCGGCAGCACATTGAGGAATGTATGGCTTTGCTGGAACAGGTGCAGCTGGCGGACGTGGCCCATGAAAAGGCCACTGCGTTGCCTTATGGCAAGCAGCGGCGGTTGGAAATTGCCCGGGCCCTGGCTACCCAACCCAAAATGATCCTGCTGGACGAACCGGCTGCCGGCATGAATCCCCAGGAATCTCTGGAATTAATGGAATTTATTGCCGATATCAGGGAACGGTTTGGCTTAACCATCCTTATGATTGAACACCACATGGAAGTGGTAATGGGCATATGCGAGCACATTGTGGTGCTGGACCACGGCGAAACCATCGCTAAAGGTACGCCGTCAGAAATTCAAAACAACCGGCAAGTTATTGAAGCTTATCTTGGGGCGGTGGATGAAAGTGCTTAA
- a CDS encoding branched-chain amino acid ABC transporter permease has product MDRQRIKSLLTLGLIVLSCLVLYLGEEYLGKFNTRVLNLAAIFVILGASMNLVLGFTGMFSLGHAGFMCVGAYVSAILTMSPESKEMIYFMEPIISPLDKIHWPLFPAIITAGLVAALFGFLIGFPALRLRDDYLAIATLGFGEIIRIVVTNAISVTNGSLGLKNIPPIKSLWVYWGFAIATIWILKQLINSSWGYAFKAIRDNEIAAEAMGIDIFKHKLLSFTIGAFFAGLAGALMGHLITSVDPTMFRFLFTFQILLIIVLGGLGSLTGSVIAGVLVTVMMEALRFVEQPMNFFGLTIPGIPGMRMVIFSLLLLAVILFYRQGLMGTREFNWDWVLDKLGVGRRKEKGVGVDG; this is encoded by the coding sequence ATGGACAGACAGAGAATAAAGTCGCTTTTAACCCTGGGCTTGATTGTGCTGAGCTGCCTGGTGCTCTATTTGGGTGAGGAGTATTTGGGCAAATTTAACACCCGGGTATTGAACCTGGCAGCCATCTTTGTCATTCTGGGTGCCAGTATGAATCTGGTGCTGGGTTTTACCGGCATGTTTTCCCTGGGGCATGCCGGTTTTATGTGCGTGGGGGCTTATGTTTCAGCCATTTTAACCATGTCCCCCGAAAGCAAAGAAATGATTTATTTTATGGAGCCCATTATCTCACCTTTGGACAAAATTCACTGGCCGTTGTTCCCGGCCATTATTACGGCGGGGCTGGTGGCGGCCTTGTTTGGCTTTTTAATCGGCTTTCCGGCCCTGCGCCTGCGGGATGATTACCTGGCCATTGCTACCCTGGGCTTTGGTGAGATTATTCGGATTGTGGTTACCAATGCCATCAGCGTAACCAACGGTTCCCTGGGGTTAAAAAATATCCCGCCCATTAAGAGTTTATGGGTTTACTGGGGCTTTGCCATAGCCACTATCTGGATATTAAAGCAATTGATCAACAGCAGTTGGGGCTATGCCTTTAAGGCTATTCGTGATAATGAAATCGCTGCCGAGGCCATGGGCATTGATATTTTTAAACATAAATTGTTATCCTTTACCATTGGTGCTTTTTTTGCCGGCTTGGCCGGTGCCCTGATGGGCCATTTAATTACCTCGGTGGATCCCACCATGTTTCGCTTCCTGTTCACTTTCCAGATTTTATTAATTATTGTTTTGGGCGGCTTGGGCAGCCTGACCGGTTCGGTAATTGCCGGCGTGCTGGTGACAGTTATGATGGAAGCACTGCGTTTTGTAGAACAGCCCATGAATTTCTTCGGTTTAACCATTCCCGGCATTCCCGGCATGCGCATGGTTATTTTCTCCCTTTTGCTGTTGGCAGTTATCCTGTTTTACCGGCAGGGCTTAATGGGTACCAGAGAATTTAACTGGGACTGGGTGTTAGATAAATTAGGCGTTGGCAGACGCAAGGAAAAGGGGGTCGGGGTGGATGGCTAA
- a CDS encoding branched-chain amino acid ABC transporter permease, with protein MTGEMFLQSLANGISLGSLYALIAIGYTMVYGILRLINFAHADLLMVAAYVAFYGMLVFTMPWWLSFLLAIVVTALLGVTIEKVAYRPLREAPRISVLISAIGVSFLLENLGIVAIGARPKSFPRPEEIVWNIKLGDISFLSLTIIIPLITIVLLVAVTYMVNKTKTGIAMRAVSRDFETASLMAVDVNKVVSTTFVVGSGLAAVGGIMWSLQYPQIDPLMGVFPGLKCFIAAVMGGIGSIPGAMLGGFVLGMGEVFLVALLPELSGYRDAFAFVILIFILLFKPTGILGENVVEKV; from the coding sequence ATGACCGGAGAGATGTTTCTGCAGAGCCTGGCCAATGGTATTTCCCTGGGCAGTTTGTATGCGCTGATTGCCATTGGCTATACCATGGTTTACGGTATTCTGCGGTTAATAAATTTTGCCCATGCCGATTTGTTGATGGTGGCAGCCTATGTTGCCTTTTACGGCATGCTGGTGTTTACCATGCCCTGGTGGTTGAGTTTTTTGCTGGCCATAGTGGTTACTGCCCTGCTGGGTGTGACCATAGAAAAGGTTGCCTATCGCCCCTTGCGGGAAGCACCCCGCATTTCCGTACTTATTTCTGCCATTGGGGTATCTTTTTTGCTGGAGAATTTAGGGATTGTAGCCATCGGTGCCCGTCCCAAATCTTTTCCCCGCCCGGAAGAAATTGTGTGGAATATTAAACTGGGGGATATTTCGTTTTTATCCTTAACTATTATCATTCCTCTAATAACTATTGTGTTGCTGGTAGCGGTAACCTACATGGTTAACAAAACCAAGACAGGCATCGCCATGCGAGCTGTATCCCGGGATTTTGAAACCGCCAGCCTGATGGCTGTGGATGTGAATAAAGTGGTCAGCACCACCTTTGTGGTTGGTTCCGGTTTGGCAGCGGTGGGCGGCATTATGTGGAGCCTGCAGTACCCCCAGATTGATCCGCTGATGGGTGTTTTCCCCGGTCTCAAGTGTTTTATTGCCGCCGTTATGGGCGGTATCGGCAGTATCCCCGGAGCTATGCTGGGCGGTTTTGTTTTGGGCATGGGGGAAGTTTTCCTGGTGGCCCTGTTGCCTGAGTTGTCAGGCTACCGTGACGCCTTTGCCTTTGTTATCTTAATTTTTATTTTGCTGTTTAAACCCACCGGAATTCTGGGCGAAAATGTAGTGGAGAAGGTGTAG
- a CDS encoding ABC transporter substrate-binding protein: MYKRKYVAIIALLLAAVMVLAGCGGGGAEKQAAQQPAADVIKIGVFEPLTGTNAAGGEMTVEGIKLANQLFPEVNGKKVELVIVDNKSEKQEAANAVERLVSKDKVNVIIGSYSSSLSMAGGPIAKEAGIPVIGCSPTNPAVTLGNDYYFRVCFIDPFQGTVMANYAVEKLGAKTAAIIQDVQQDYSVGLSNYFEKSFKKLTNNDNAIVAKVNYNSGDKDFSSQLTTVKAKNPDVIFAPGNFLECGILVEKARELGINAPILGGDTWEAEEFLSRVKNTKDIYFSTHFDADHPVTEMSNKFMEEYKKAYPGKQVNAFGALGFDTYILALDAIKRAGSADPKAIRDALAATKDFQGATGIITLDANGDATKTAIIKKVVDGKFAYEGKVDPK, encoded by the coding sequence ATGTACAAGAGAAAGTATGTCGCAATCATTGCCCTCCTGCTGGCGGCGGTTATGGTGCTGGCAGGTTGTGGCGGCGGCGGTGCAGAAAAGCAAGCTGCCCAGCAGCCCGCAGCAGATGTAATTAAAATCGGTGTTTTTGAGCCGCTGACCGGAACCAATGCGGCCGGTGGCGAAATGACGGTTGAAGGTATTAAACTGGCTAACCAGTTGTTTCCTGAAGTTAACGGCAAAAAGGTTGAACTGGTGATAGTTGACAACAAAAGCGAAAAACAAGAAGCAGCCAATGCTGTAGAAAGATTGGTAAGCAAAGATAAGGTAAATGTTATTATCGGCAGCTACAGCAGCTCGCTTTCCATGGCCGGCGGCCCCATTGCCAAGGAAGCAGGTATTCCGGTGATCGGCTGCTCGCCTACCAACCCGGCGGTTACTCTGGGTAACGACTACTATTTCCGGGTCTGCTTTATTGATCCCTTCCAGGGAACTGTCATGGCCAACTATGCTGTAGAAAAGCTGGGTGCTAAAACCGCGGCCATTATTCAGGATGTGCAGCAGGATTACTCGGTTGGTCTGAGCAATTACTTTGAAAAGTCCTTTAAGAAGTTAACCAATAACGACAACGCCATTGTAGCCAAAGTAAATTACAACTCCGGCGACAAAGATTTTTCTTCGCAGTTAACCACGGTTAAAGCCAAGAATCCTGATGTAATTTTTGCCCCCGGCAACTTCCTGGAGTGCGGTATCCTGGTTGAGAAGGCCCGTGAACTGGGTATCAATGCTCCTATTTTGGGCGGCGACACCTGGGAAGCTGAGGAATTTTTAAGCCGGGTTAAGAACACTAAAGATATTTATTTCAGCACTCACTTTGATGCCGATCACCCGGTAACCGAAATGTCCAACAAATTTATGGAAGAGTATAAGAAGGCTTATCCCGGCAAACAAGTTAACGCTTTTGGCGCCCTGGGCTTTGATACTTATATTTTAGCTCTGGATGCCATTAAGCGAGCCGGTTCTGCTGATCCCAAAGCAATTCGTGATGCCTTGGCTGCTACCAAGGACTTCCAGGGGGCTACCGGCATTATTACCCTGGATGCCAACGGTGATGCCACCAAGACTGCCATCATTAAAAAGGTTGTTGACGGTAAGTTTGCTTACGAAGGCAAGGTTGATCCCAAGTAA
- a CDS encoding 4Fe-4S binding protein yields the protein MYVVSIDRDKCDGCGACADACPAGILGMLDDGKADITGEPEECMGCETCVATCPNECYTVTEM from the coding sequence ATGTATGTAGTATCTATCGACAGAGATAAGTGTGACGGCTGCGGCGCCTGTGCTGATGCTTGCCCCGCCGGCATCCTCGGCATGCTGGACGACGGTAAAGCTGACATTACCGGCGAACCCGAAGAATGCATGGGTTGCGAAACCTGTGTAGCTACCTGCCCCAACGAATGCTACACCGTAACTGAAATGTAA
- a CDS encoding THUMP domain-containing class I SAM-dependent RNA methyltransferase, with amino-acid sequence MAKSIELIATATFGLESVVAYEVKKLGYEVSVDNGKVTFAGDANAICRANLWLRSADRVLVKMGQFKATTFEELFQQTRALPWPDWLPADACFPVEGKSVKSRLHSVPDCQAIVKKAIVEKMKQTYKKEWFPENGPRYTVEVALLKDVATLTLDTSGVGLHKRGYRKLSSQAPLKETLAAGLLSIARWYPDRPLLDPFCGSGTIPIEAALMARNIAPGIGRQFAAEAWPVIPKELWVNARKEALEQEKRELKLRLYGTDIDDQVLSLARYHAREAGVEDAVHFQRIPVAKVRSKQKYGFIVTNPPYGQRLGEAPEIEQLTRQLGETYRTLDTWSCFVISSFDQFERFFGRPADKKRKLYNGRVECQYYQYFGPRPPRPANPAQATVQANT; translated from the coding sequence ATGGCAAAATCTATTGAACTGATAGCTACCGCAACTTTTGGTTTGGAATCAGTGGTGGCCTATGAGGTAAAAAAATTGGGCTATGAGGTGTCGGTAGACAACGGCAAAGTAACCTTTGCCGGCGATGCAAATGCCATTTGCCGGGCCAATCTCTGGCTGCGCTCGGCCGACCGGGTGCTGGTAAAAATGGGCCAGTTTAAAGCCACCACCTTTGAGGAATTATTTCAACAAACCCGGGCGCTGCCCTGGCCCGATTGGCTGCCGGCCGACGCCTGTTTCCCGGTGGAAGGCAAATCAGTAAAATCCCGGCTGCACAGTGTGCCGGACTGCCAGGCTATTGTCAAAAAGGCCATTGTGGAAAAAATGAAACAAACCTATAAAAAGGAATGGTTTCCGGAGAACGGTCCCCGTTATACTGTGGAAGTAGCCTTATTAAAGGACGTGGCCACCCTGACCCTGGATACCAGCGGGGTTGGCCTGCACAAGCGGGGCTACCGCAAGCTGTCCAGCCAGGCTCCCCTTAAAGAAACTCTGGCCGCCGGCCTGCTTTCTATCGCCCGCTGGTACCCTGACCGACCTTTATTGGATCCTTTTTGCGGTTCAGGCACCATTCCCATTGAGGCCGCATTAATGGCCCGCAACATTGCCCCGGGCATCGGCCGGCAGTTTGCTGCCGAAGCCTGGCCGGTAATTCCCAAAGAGTTATGGGTAAATGCCAGAAAGGAAGCGCTGGAACAGGAAAAAAGAGAGTTAAAGCTGCGCCTGTACGGTACAGATATAGATGATCAGGTGTTAAGCCTGGCCCGCTATCATGCCCGCGAGGCGGGGGTGGAAGATGCTGTTCACTTCCAGCGGATACCTGTGGCGAAGGTTCGCAGCAAGCAAAAATACGGTTTTATTGTCACCAACCCACCCTACGGACAGCGGCTGGGTGAAGCTCCTGAAATCGAACAGCTCACCCGGCAGCTGGGTGAAACCTACCGCACCTTGGACACCTGGTCCTGCTTTGTCATTTCTTCTTTTGACCAATTTGAACGTTTCTTTGGCCGCCCGGCAGATAAAAAACGCAAGTTATACAATGGCCGGGTAGAGTGCCAGTATTACCAGTATTTCGGCCCCCGGCCGCCCAGACCGGCCAATCCGGCCCAGGCAACGGTTCAGGCAAACACATAG